The following coding sequences lie in one bacterium genomic window:
- a CDS encoding type II toxin-antitoxin system RelE/ParE family toxin has protein sequence MHRLFIRQRAEKILDDMADDDYYRVKEAILKLRQSPRPRGCEKLIDDIYRIRIGDWRVIYMVTDKERLIDIGKIDRRSEKTYKGIKRLFT, from the coding sequence GTGCATAGGTTATTCATCAGGCAGAGAGCAGAGAAGATATTAGATGATATGGCTGATGATGATTATTATCGGGTCAAAGAAGCGATCCTGAAACTTCGTCAATCTCCTCGACCAAGAGGTTGCGAAAAGTTGATTGATGATATTTACAGAATAAGAATCGGTGATTGGCGAGTCATTTATATGGTGACCGACAAAGAGAGATTGATAGATATTGGCAAAATAGATAGAAGGTCTGAGAAAACATATAAAGGAATAAAGAGACTTTTTACTTAG
- a CDS encoding type II toxin-antitoxin system Phd/YefM family antitoxin — protein sequence MMVEMISISEVKKNLSAVVDKVEKEKKAYRINRNSRAVAMIVNINEYNTLLQQLEDLEDIRDMLEAQKEPGRPFEEYTAIREKKRA from the coding sequence ATGATGGTGGAGATGATTTCCATCAGTGAGGTGAAGAAAAATCTAAGCGCTGTAGTCGATAAGGTAGAGAAAGAAAAAAAGGCCTATCGGATAAATAGAAATAGTCGCGCCGTGGCGATGATTGTTAATATAAATGAGTATAATACCTTACTTCAACAGCTTGAGGACTTAGAGGACATTCGGGATATGTTAGAAGCCCAAAAAGAACCAGGACGACCATTTGAGGAATATACAGCTATCAGAGAGAAAAAACGTGCATAG